From Orcinus orca chromosome 3, mOrcOrc1.1, whole genome shotgun sequence, a single genomic window includes:
- the ELAVL1 gene encoding ELAV-like protein 1, with amino-acid sequence MSNGYEDHMAEDCRDDIGRTNLIVNYLPQNMTQDELRSLFSSIGEVESAKLIRDKVAGHSLGYGFVNYVTAKDAERAINTLNGLRLQSKTIKVSYARPSSEVIKDANLYISGLPRNMTQKDVEDMFSRFGRIINSRVLVDQTTGLSRGVAFIRFDKRSEAEEAITSFNGHKPPGSSEPITVKFAANPNQNKNVALLSQLYHSPARRFGGPVHHQAQRFRFSPMGVDHMSGLSGVNVPGNASSGWCIFIYNLGQDADEGILWQMFGPFGAVTNVKVIRDFNTNKCKGFGFVTMTNYEEAAMAIASLNGYRLGDKILQVSFKTNKSHK; translated from the exons atgtctAATGGTTATGAAGACCACATGGCTGAAGACTGCAGGGATGATATTGGGAGAACAAATTTGATTGTCAACTACCTCCCTCAGAACATGACCCAGGATGAGTTACGAAGTTTGTTCAGCAGTATTGGTGAAGTTGAATCTGCAAAACTTATTCGGGATAAAGTAGCAG GACACAGCTTGGGCTACGGCTTTGTGAACTACGTGACTGCAAAGGATGCAGAGAGAGCGATAAACACGCTGAACGGCCTGCGGCTCCAGTCAAAAACCATTAAG GTGTCGTACGCTCGCCCGAGCTCAGAGGTCATCAAAGATGCCAACTTGTACATCAGCGGGCTTCCGAGGAACATGACCCAGAAGGATGTGGAGGACATGTTCTCTCGGTTCGGGCGGATCATCAACTCCCGGGTCCTCGTGGATCAGACCACAG GTTTGTCCAGAGGGGTTGCGTTTATCCGGTTTGACAAACGGTCGGAAGCAGAAGAGGCAATTACCAGTTTCAATGGTCATAAACCCCCAGGTTCCTCCGAGCCCATTACAGTGAAGTTTGCAGCCAATCCCAACCAGAACAAAAACGTGGCGCTGCTCTCCCAGCTGTACCACTCGCCAGCTAGGCGGTTCGGAGGCCCCGTTCATCACCAGGCGCAGAGATTCAG GTTCTCCCCTATGGGTGTAGATCACATGAGTGGGCTTTCTGGTGTCAATGTCCCAGGCAACGCTTCTTCGGGCTGGTGCATCTTCATCTACAACCTTGGTCAAGATGCCGATGAGGGAATCCTCTGGCAGATGTTTGGCCCCTTTGGTGCAGTTACCAATGTGAAAGTGATTCGCGACTTCAACACCAACAAGTGCAAAGGCTTTGGTTTTGTGACCATGACAAACTATGAAGAAGCCGCGATGGCCATAGCAAGTCTGAACGGCTACCGCCTGGGGGACAAAATCTTACAGGTTTCCTTCAAAACCAACAAGTCCCACAAATAA